One region of Flavobacterium pisciphilum genomic DNA includes:
- a CDS encoding LytR/AlgR family response regulator transcription factor yields the protein MIKVLLIEDEIPARKKLKRFLEEVAIKTEIVSEIDTVEMAIEFLQNNNVDLIFSDIELLDGNAFEIYKQVTVSCPIIFTTAYDQFFMNAFESNGIAYLLKPFSKERFLKAWDKFLLFKNLATNENRQLINLTEIIEKNFSSKSYKKRFTIQTNKGTYFLNIENITLFEASEGGVYAFDTIGKKYLLNEPTLKEIGEQLNPLEFFRINRSEIISKQYVEKMERYSKNTLAIKITGNKDYLKTSQSTTSSFREWIEK from the coding sequence ATGATAAAAGTACTACTTATAGAAGATGAAATCCCAGCACGTAAAAAATTGAAAAGATTTCTGGAAGAAGTTGCTATTAAAACTGAAATAGTAAGCGAAATTGATACCGTAGAAATGGCTATTGAGTTCCTTCAAAATAACAATGTCGATTTGATATTTTCTGATATTGAATTATTAGATGGCAATGCTTTTGAGATTTACAAACAAGTTACTGTTTCCTGCCCTATTATTTTCACAACGGCTTATGACCAATTCTTTATGAATGCCTTTGAAAGCAACGGTATAGCATATTTACTAAAGCCTTTTTCAAAAGAACGTTTCCTAAAAGCTTGGGACAAGTTTCTACTCTTTAAAAATTTGGCAACTAATGAAAATAGGCAATTAATCAATCTGACAGAAATTATCGAAAAGAATTTTTCTAGTAAGTCTTATAAAAAAAGGTTTACCATACAAACAAATAAAGGAACTTACTTTTTAAACATAGAAAACATTACTCTTTTTGAGGCTTCTGAAGGGGGGGTTTATGCATTTGACACAATCGGTAAAAAATACCTACTAAACGAACCTACATTAAAAGAAATTGGAGAACAGCTCAATCCTTTAGAGTTTTTTAGAATCAACCGCAGTGAAATTATCAGCAAACAATATGTAGAAAAAATGGAACGCTACTCCAAAAATACATTAGCCATAAAAATAACAGGCAATAAAGATTATCTTAAAACTAGCCAAAGCACTACTTCAAGTTTCCGTGAATGGATAGAAAAATAA
- a CDS encoding sensor histidine kinase: MKKMLRQIYLNRQFALFIFLFAYVQSIHLRIIIRKEINIYVFTPDAAIAKLIAASILFLVIRFFIKYWQKSDFISMKVMLKIFGSSIIAYLFIIQFIGFVIAFLFNNIERNFNRETFMLSTFSYLLDGFIYCSFFLTYYYFHQNNKKQEQLVLSNQALSESKINQLKVQLNPHFLFNNLNVLDQLIEEDKNQASEFLNEFAEIYRYVLQASDKKFITIQEELFFASQYFKLIQHKYGSAYQLTIENQDCNGYIVPLTLQLLIENAVQHNLGTIANPVCIQINTQGKLCISNNYIPKRNKKTVSGRALNNLKEQYKLLTSMPIKINKTDNTFSVIIPIIDL; the protein is encoded by the coding sequence ATGAAAAAAATGCTCCGTCAGATATATTTAAATAGACAGTTTGCGCTGTTTATTTTTCTTTTTGCTTATGTACAATCCATCCATTTACGGATTATAATTAGAAAAGAAATAAATATATACGTCTTTACTCCTGATGCCGCCATAGCCAAACTGATTGCAGCTAGTATTTTATTTTTGGTAATCCGTTTTTTTATTAAATATTGGCAAAAATCAGACTTTATCAGTATGAAAGTAATGCTAAAGATATTTGGCTCTTCGATTATTGCTTATCTCTTTATAATACAATTCATCGGATTTGTTATTGCATTTTTATTTAATAATATCGAAAGAAATTTTAATCGAGAAACTTTTATGCTTTCTACATTTTCTTATCTGTTGGACGGATTTATTTATTGCAGTTTTTTTCTAACCTATTATTATTTTCATCAGAATAATAAAAAACAAGAGCAACTCGTTTTATCCAATCAGGCACTATCAGAAAGCAAAATTAATCAACTTAAAGTACAACTTAATCCTCACTTCTTATTCAATAATCTTAATGTTTTAGACCAACTGATTGAAGAAGATAAAAATCAAGCATCTGAATTTTTAAATGAATTTGCAGAAATCTACCGATATGTTTTGCAAGCCTCAGACAAAAAATTTATAACGATACAAGAAGAACTGTTTTTTGCTTCACAGTATTTTAAATTAATACAGCATAAATACGGCAGCGCATATCAGCTGACTATTGAAAATCAAGATTGTAATGGTTATATTGTACCTCTAACTTTGCAATTACTGATTGAAAATGCTGTTCAGCATAATTTAGGCACAATAGCAAATCCAGTTTGTATACAAATAAACACCCAAGGAAAACTATGTATATCAAACAATTATATTCCCAAACGAAATAAAAAAACAGTATCAGGACGAGCATTAAATAATTTAAAAGAGCAATATAAATTATTAACTAGTATGCCAATTAAAATAAATAAAACCGATAATACATTTTCAGTAATTATTCCTATAATCGACCTCTAA
- a CDS encoding SRPBCC family protein: MKNDLLFDFTVDKATKTVWITREFAANLPLVWDAYTKQEILDQWWAPKPWSSKTKFMNFEVGGRRFYAMVGPEGQEHWAIQKFTSISPKTNFKILNAFADKDENPELPGSEWDLNFSEQNGITKVSISIYNDSLERLEKMIEMGFKEGFTMTLQSLEELLPTLSKK; this comes from the coding sequence ATGAAAAATGATTTGCTATTTGATTTTACCGTTGACAAAGCAACAAAAACGGTATGGATTACTAGAGAGTTTGCAGCCAACCTTCCGCTGGTGTGGGATGCATATACTAAACAAGAAATTTTGGATCAATGGTGGGCTCCTAAGCCTTGGTCATCGAAAACTAAATTCATGAATTTTGAAGTTGGAGGACGAAGATTTTATGCCATGGTAGGTCCAGAAGGACAAGAACATTGGGCCATTCAGAAATTTACTTCTATTAGTCCGAAAACTAATTTCAAAATATTGAATGCTTTTGCAGACAAGGATGAAAATCCTGAGCTACCTGGTTCTGAATGGGATTTAAATTTCAGTGAGCAAAATGGAATAACAAAAGTTAGTATTTCTATTTACAATGATTCGCTTGAACGCTTAGAGAAAATGATTGAGATGGGCTTCAAAGAAGGATTTACAATGACATTGCAAAGCTTAGAAGAGCTATTACCAACTTTATCAAAAAAATAA
- a CDS encoding SusD/RagB family nutrient-binding outer membrane lipoprotein, protein MLKKILYITLLALSATSCGDSLDDINKNPNATETPLAPYLLTGTLKQGADLYWGSDNNFNSSLLFVQHWAKVQYTEPDRYDVSNTTFSSLWNTGYATLITDLNTVLNFPEQQANSNYKGIALTLRSWTFLLLTDAYGNIPYKEAGQKITPAYNTQKEVYTGLLEDLKRAQSLLSSTNGTVTGDLAYKGDISKWKKLVNSLRLRIALRISDKEPALAKQAAIDATTDPAGVISSNNEIFKFIYTSSPQQNPASAWFETRDDFRISKTLVDKLNELSDPRLAVYAQLPSDASIGKYVGGANGLSNSDANSQGFAKTSKPGTYFLTSSSPAVIVSYSEVLFNLSEAVARGYIDGDAEQLYKNAITASFNQFGITDSAIISNYLNQTSVKYDATNYAKSIGTQKWIAFFGQGLDAFAEWRRLDYPVLKAGPATVLDGKIPYRFFYPGTEQSLNGVSYQAAVTAQGQDLLTTKLWFDAK, encoded by the coding sequence ATGCTAAAAAAAATATTATATATAACTCTACTTGCATTATCAGCCACTTCATGTGGTGATAGCTTGGATGATATTAATAAAAATCCAAATGCAACCGAAACACCATTGGCTCCTTACCTATTAACAGGAACATTAAAGCAGGGTGCCGACTTATACTGGGGATCAGACAATAACTTCAATTCATCATTGCTATTTGTTCAGCATTGGGCTAAAGTCCAATATACTGAACCAGACAGATATGATGTATCTAATACTACTTTCTCCTCTTTATGGAATACTGGATATGCAACCTTAATTACAGATTTAAATACAGTTCTGAATTTTCCTGAACAGCAGGCAAATTCAAATTACAAAGGGATTGCATTGACCTTACGTTCATGGACCTTTTTACTGTTGACAGATGCTTATGGCAACATTCCTTATAAAGAAGCAGGTCAGAAAATTACACCAGCATATAATACTCAAAAAGAAGTATATACCGGATTGCTTGAAGATTTAAAACGAGCACAATCTTTACTAAGTTCAACAAACGGAACTGTTACTGGAGATTTGGCATATAAAGGAGATATTTCAAAATGGAAAAAACTGGTGAATTCGCTTCGTTTGCGTATAGCGCTGAGAATCTCAGACAAAGAACCTGCTTTAGCCAAGCAAGCTGCAATAGATGCAACAACCGATCCTGCAGGAGTAATTAGCAGTAATAACGAAATTTTTAAATTTATTTACACTAGTTCGCCTCAACAAAATCCAGCCTCGGCTTGGTTTGAAACGCGTGATGATTTTCGTATTTCAAAGACATTAGTTGATAAATTAAATGAATTATCTGACCCCCGTTTAGCTGTTTATGCACAGTTACCATCTGATGCAAGCATAGGTAAATATGTTGGAGGTGCCAATGGATTATCAAACAGTGATGCCAATAGTCAAGGTTTTGCTAAAACATCAAAACCAGGCACTTACTTCCTAACCTCTTCATCACCAGCTGTAATTGTATCTTACTCTGAAGTATTGTTTAATCTTTCTGAAGCAGTAGCACGTGGTTATATTGATGGAGATGCTGAGCAACTGTATAAAAATGCAATTACTGCCTCATTCAACCAATTTGGTATTACCGATTCAGCAATTATTTCTAATTATCTCAATCAAACAAGTGTCAAATACGATGCTACAAATTATGCCAAATCTATAGGAACGCAAAAATGGATTGCATTCTTCGGACAAGGTCTTGATGCCTTTGCTGAGTGGAGAAGACTCGACTATCCAGTGTTAAAAGCTGGTCCAGCTACAGTTTTGGATGGAAAAATACCATATCGCTTTTTTTATCCAGGTACAGAACAATCGCTGAATGGAGTTAGCTACCAAGCGGCAGTAACTGCTCAAGGACAAGATTTGCTTACAACAAAACTATGGTTTGATGCAAAATAA
- a CDS encoding rod shape-determining protein, whose amino-acid sequence MGRFDFMMVEIAMDLGTANTLIIYNGKIVVDSPSIVARDIRTGKIIAVGKEASLMQGKTHENIKTIRPLKDGVIADFDASEKMISWFIKNIPELKKSFFTPSLRMIVCIPSGITEVEMRAVKESCERVNGKEVFLIHEPMAAAIGIGLDVMLPKGHIIVDIGGGTTEIAVIALGGIICDKSIKIAGDVFTNDILYYMRTQHNLHIGEGTAERVKIEVGAATEEIEDAPDDMMVQGRDLLTGKPKEIGVNYREIAKALDKSIQRIEDAIMVTLSVTPPELAADIYNTGLYLAGGGAMLRGLDKRISQKTELPVYIAEDPLKAVVIGTGIVLKDIAKYKSVLIK is encoded by the coding sequence ATGGGCAGATTTGATTTTATGATGGTAGAAATAGCTATGGATTTAGGGACAGCAAATACTCTAATAATTTATAATGGCAAAATTGTAGTAGATAGCCCTTCAATTGTAGCCCGAGATATTAGAACTGGGAAAATTATTGCTGTAGGAAAAGAAGCTAGCTTAATGCAAGGTAAGACACACGAAAATATTAAAACAATCAGGCCGCTAAAAGACGGAGTGATTGCAGATTTTGATGCCTCAGAGAAAATGATTAGTTGGTTTATAAAAAATATACCTGAATTAAAGAAAAGTTTTTTCACTCCCTCCCTCCGTATGATAGTATGCATTCCTAGTGGTATCACCGAGGTAGAAATGAGAGCTGTAAAGGAGTCTTGCGAAAGAGTAAATGGAAAAGAAGTATTTTTAATTCACGAGCCTATGGCTGCTGCTATTGGAATTGGCTTAGATGTAATGTTACCAAAGGGTCATATCATAGTCGATATTGGAGGAGGAACAACAGAAATTGCAGTTATCGCTCTAGGTGGAATAATTTGCGATAAATCTATAAAAATTGCTGGGGATGTTTTTACCAATGATATATTGTATTATATGCGAACACAGCATAATTTGCATATTGGAGAAGGTACTGCAGAGAGGGTAAAAATTGAGGTTGGTGCTGCAACGGAAGAAATTGAGGATGCTCCCGACGACATGATGGTCCAAGGTAGAGATTTACTCACTGGAAAACCTAAAGAGATAGGAGTTAATTATAGAGAAATTGCAAAAGCTTTGGATAAATCAATCCAAAGAATTGAAGATGCTATTATGGTAACCCTTTCGGTGACTCCACCAGAACTGGCTGCTGACATTTATAATACAGGATTGTATCTCGCAGGAGGCGGCGCAATGTTACGTGGCCTAGACAAAAGAATATCACAGAAGACTGAATTACCAGTTTATATTGCTGAGGATCCTTTAAAGGCTGTGGTTATAGGCACAGGTATTGTCTTAAAAGATATAGCTAAATATAAAAGTGTTCTAATAAAATAA
- a CDS encoding ArsR/SmtB family transcription factor, with product MRRDVFQAVADPTRRAIIALVALQAMTPNAIAEHFDSTRQAVSKHLRILTECELVKQEYRGREIYYSLEIEKMKEIDKWLSQYRDIWETRFNQLDVVLSTIKE from the coding sequence ATGAGAAGAGATGTTTTTCAAGCTGTTGCAGATCCAACTCGTAGAGCGATAATAGCTCTTGTTGCTTTGCAGGCAATGACACCAAATGCTATTGCTGAACATTTTGACAGTACCAGACAAGCTGTTTCTAAACACCTTCGTATTTTGACAGAATGCGAACTTGTAAAGCAGGAGTATAGAGGGCGAGAAATTTATTACTCGCTTGAAATTGAAAAAATGAAAGAGATTGATAAGTGGTTAAGCCAATATAGAGACATTTGGGAAACTCGATTCAATCAACTTGATGTAGTATTATCAACAATTAAAGAATAG
- a CDS encoding SusC/RagA family TonB-linked outer membrane protein: MKKIINRYIWLCILLISIGIKAQETKPLIQSKLNGTVIDAVTKEPIIGASINIKGTTHGAITDFDGKFYFQTGQKFPYTLIVSYMGYKRTETVVNQNSVVISLTEEQNVLSEVVVTALGITKEKKSLGYTTQSLKNKDLVEAKETNFLNSLSGKLAGVRITNSQGDMGSSRIVIRGETSIAGNNQPLFVVDGVPVDNSQLGSFGGATRDFKNAVADLNPQDIETLTVLKGPNAAALYGSRAAHGVVLITTKSGKGQQGLGISFSSGITISQVATLPRFQNSFGQGSNGKFSYVDGKGGGINDGVDESWGPKLDGRLIPQFNSNGEAVPFVAHPDNVKNFFNTGLTFDNSIAVAKSDDKSDFRLGVNHQKQLGTVPNSEINKTNFTINTNYQISKSIKVGVTGNYIVTDAPALPGGPSGNRAAGVMLQFLWFGRQVDVDQLRNNREANWNNSYYSNPYWNAYYNTTSQQRNRIIGDIHLEAKIIDGLNFRFRTGIDYYNDRRKYEIKYGTNGTPFGSYAEDAYTVNERNTEGIFQYTKKLSSDFSLDALAGFNIRNHSDANNYQKAPRLAVPDLYTLNNSRDPLTSSNYLSKLKVYSAYASAQLGYKNFAYLNVTARNDWSSTLPSSNRSYFYPSFNGSLVLSEALNLKSNTLDFLKLRGGWSEVGNDADPYQLSTVYNFQTAFDGNPIQTSSQKKLNENLKPETTRSTEIGIESSFWKNRLHLDVAYYNTNSFDQILEIKTTSASGYNSQLINAGKINNRGIEIQLDGSPIQTQNFKWNVGANYSKNISKVEILDYDKQIKNYTIGSSGGVDVLASVGQAYGALYGTAYLRDASGNIVVGANGLPKADPQKKVLGHYTPDYIAGITNTLTYKNLELSFLIDASVGGELFSGTNRTGNYTGVLAQTLPGRDAANGGLSYYNNGTTKTLVTGGAAPGGAPVYDDGMIFNGVFSDGTPNNQVISAQEYYKASYNISEAYVYSSTFVKLREIKLAYSFNKTFAKKLGLQAASITAVGRNLLFIYKDAPNIDPETAFNTGNAQGLESLSLPTTRNFSLNLNVKF, encoded by the coding sequence ATGAAAAAAATAATAAATAGATATATATGGTTATGTATTTTATTGATTTCCATAGGAATAAAAGCGCAAGAAACCAAACCACTAATTCAGTCCAAACTCAACGGAACTGTAATTGATGCAGTCACAAAAGAACCAATTATTGGTGCTTCAATAAACATTAAAGGTACTACCCATGGGGCTATAACAGATTTTGACGGAAAATTTTATTTCCAAACAGGTCAAAAATTCCCTTATACATTGATAGTAAGCTATATGGGTTACAAAAGAACTGAAACTGTAGTCAATCAAAATTCAGTTGTCATTAGTCTTACTGAAGAACAAAATGTATTGTCTGAAGTTGTAGTTACGGCACTTGGTATTACAAAAGAAAAGAAATCTTTAGGATACACCACCCAATCCCTTAAGAACAAAGATTTAGTGGAAGCAAAAGAGACAAATTTTCTGAATAGCCTTTCTGGCAAATTAGCAGGTGTACGTATCACCAATTCACAAGGTGATATGGGATCTTCGCGTATCGTCATTCGTGGTGAAACCTCAATAGCAGGAAACAATCAACCACTGTTTGTAGTTGATGGAGTTCCTGTAGATAACTCACAATTGGGAAGCTTTGGAGGAGCAACTCGTGATTTCAAAAATGCAGTTGCTGATTTAAATCCTCAAGACATTGAAACATTAACAGTACTAAAAGGGCCTAACGCTGCTGCCCTTTATGGGTCACGTGCTGCGCATGGTGTTGTCCTTATAACTACTAAATCTGGAAAAGGTCAACAAGGATTAGGAATAAGCTTCAGCTCTGGTATAACAATCTCTCAAGTTGCCACTTTACCTCGATTCCAAAATTCATTTGGACAGGGATCAAACGGAAAATTCAGCTATGTAGATGGTAAAGGAGGCGGTATTAATGATGGAGTTGATGAAAGCTGGGGACCTAAATTAGACGGACGTCTTATCCCTCAATTTAATTCAAATGGCGAAGCAGTACCTTTTGTAGCTCATCCAGATAATGTAAAAAACTTCTTCAATACAGGTCTTACCTTTGATAATAGTATTGCTGTGGCAAAATCAGACGACAAATCAGATTTCCGCTTAGGAGTAAATCATCAAAAACAATTAGGAACAGTACCAAATAGTGAAATCAACAAAACAAATTTTACTATTAACACCAATTACCAAATATCCAAAAGTATAAAAGTAGGTGTAACAGGAAACTATATTGTTACGGATGCTCCTGCTCTACCCGGAGGTCCTTCAGGTAATCGTGCTGCTGGTGTAATGCTTCAGTTTCTTTGGTTCGGACGTCAGGTAGATGTCGATCAACTTAGAAACAATAGAGAGGCTAACTGGAACAATAGCTATTATAGTAATCCATATTGGAATGCGTATTATAATACTACCAGCCAGCAACGCAACCGTATAATTGGTGATATTCATTTGGAAGCAAAGATTATCGATGGACTAAATTTTAGATTCCGTACTGGAATTGACTACTACAACGATCGTAGAAAATATGAGATTAAATATGGTACAAATGGAACTCCTTTCGGATCATACGCAGAGGATGCTTATACCGTAAACGAAAGAAATACTGAGGGTATTTTTCAATACACAAAAAAACTAAGTAGTGATTTTAGTTTGGATGCTCTTGCTGGATTCAATATTCGTAACCATAGCGATGCAAACAATTATCAAAAAGCACCACGCTTGGCCGTGCCTGATTTATATACACTAAACAATTCCCGAGATCCGTTGACGTCATCAAACTATTTATCAAAATTAAAAGTTTATAGTGCATATGCTTCAGCTCAACTTGGTTATAAAAATTTTGCCTACTTAAACGTAACAGCTCGTAACGACTGGTCATCGACATTACCAAGTAGTAACCGCTCTTATTTTTATCCTTCATTTAATGGTAGTTTAGTACTATCTGAAGCCTTAAATCTGAAAAGTAATACACTCGACTTCTTAAAGTTACGTGGTGGATGGTCAGAAGTTGGTAATGATGCAGATCCATATCAATTGTCTACAGTTTATAATTTTCAAACTGCATTTGATGGAAATCCAATTCAAACTTCTTCACAAAAAAAACTCAATGAGAACTTAAAACCAGAAACAACCCGCTCTACCGAAATTGGTATAGAATCTTCTTTCTGGAAAAACAGACTGCATCTTGATGTTGCGTATTATAACACCAATAGTTTTGATCAGATTCTGGAGATAAAAACAACTTCTGCAAGTGGTTATAATTCGCAATTAATTAATGCTGGTAAAATAAACAACCGTGGTATAGAAATTCAATTGGATGGTAGCCCTATTCAAACTCAAAATTTCAAATGGAATGTAGGTGCTAATTATTCAAAGAATATAAGCAAGGTAGAGATTCTTGATTATGACAAACAAATTAAAAACTACACAATTGGTTCATCAGGAGGTGTCGATGTATTGGCATCAGTAGGACAAGCTTATGGAGCGCTTTATGGTACTGCTTATCTACGTGACGCAAGCGGAAATATAGTAGTTGGTGCAAATGGATTACCAAAAGCAGATCCGCAGAAAAAAGTATTAGGACATTATACTCCTGACTATATAGCGGGTATTACAAACACATTAACATACAAAAATCTTGAATTATCATTCCTAATTGATGCTAGTGTAGGTGGAGAACTTTTTTCAGGAACCAACAGAACAGGAAATTATACAGGTGTATTAGCTCAAACCCTACCCGGCCGTGATGCTGCCAATGGCGGATTAAGTTACTATAATAATGGTACTACTAAAACCTTAGTTACTGGTGGAGCTGCTCCAGGTGGTGCACCAGTATATGATGACGGAATGATCTTTAATGGAGTATTTTCTGATGGAACACCTAATAATCAAGTGATAAGCGCACAGGAATATTACAAAGCATCATATAATATCAGCGAAGCGTATGTATACAGTTCGACCTTTGTAAAACTAAGAGAAATTAAATTGGCTTACAGCTTCAATAAAACATTTGCTAAGAAATTAGGATTACAAGCAGCTAGTATTACTGCTGTAGGTCGTAACCTGCTATTTATCTATAAAGATGCTCCAAATATTGATCCTGAAACGGCTTTCAATACCGGAAATGCACAAGGCTTAGAAAGTTTATCCTTGCCAACTACTAGGAATTTTAGCCTTAATCTTAATGTCAAATTTTAA